The Pleuronectes platessa chromosome 10, fPlePla1.1, whole genome shotgun sequence genome contains a region encoding:
- the LOC128448899 gene encoding uncharacterized protein LOC128448899 isoform X6, with product MTTEASAVSEADTEGKQKASGAEPEPESENKQKPEAAASEPEGEQSSSQKAQEQASEPGAANVATSPEEEQVKPRTRTSAGKGLSRLFSSFLKRRSQCSEGEGFEEEKAREEKADKEEKTDTAVEEKVEEVKSEDKEAKAEVEKSEVKEEKKIEEEQKEQKKKEPAKVEKKGSKRKKKEAKKKAEEKEVEKVKKDEVKNEEEPVKEKEEPTEEEKELRSAETKEEQPETKDEENKPTAEVKDKEAEVEQKEVEQKEEEQKEEEQKEEEKIDNKVTKKKEKEEKVKKKEEEKAKRKAEEEGRAKKREEEKAKKREEEKSREAEKANKKEEEKAREAEKAKKREEEKAREAEKAKKREEEKAKKKEEEKAKEEKAKKKEEEKAKEEKAKKKEEEKPKESEKKVEAKKKEEEKEKEEKPKKEEEKGKKKEKGKNKGKKEAKGASEEQVKAPIAAPEPELKTEPDIEQAPDQHSISSTEPAQEEHKETAATKKEPEAVEEGKEEDVEKKEEEPAEKEEEVKKEEETATEVTKKEKPAKEKKTEKTTEKTTEEAKGPKRQKTMQCKVTLLDDTLFECELDKHAKGQELITKVYDHVNLLEKDYFGLGNWETPTNKTWLDPAKEIRKQVSGAVYEFTFNVKFYPPDPAQLTEDLTRYFLCLQLRKDIMRGILPCSFVTLSLLGSYAAQSDLGEYDPELHGVEYVKDLSLAPGQSKELEEKVMELHRTYRSMSPAQADTLFLENAKKLAMYGVDLHQAKDLDGVDITLGVCSGGLMVYKDKLRINRFPWPKVLKISYKRSSFFIKIRPSEQEQYESTIGFKLPNYKASKKLWKVCVENHTFFRVSTVEPPSSRRFLVLGSKFRYSGRTQAQTRQASSMIDRPAPRFTRSASKRLSRNLDGAGDETLQLLSASTRSETDDWWSMLGSDRPQPPPDFPARAESNQTFIQSWEEEQCSVQTVTVTRPDTGQTGSQTISQTEEDEWSAQLDRHPPFPFVQPFDFVKQQAELSLTTMSYEDRLLSPALREQDDWFLYFDRIFSLSSLVEKPFSPHAQLQIQDKDEQELTSEEVIERLQEMGTLVDKLIEANALERKLREVRDLEERLEEVDEMAEKLQEVIEQELGKEELAKLIKEKEEEEGDVETEVQVEVINFPCVEAKEEEVDELEEQIKQVFLKGLLPEESEVKPEAEKEVMDVSLLDDSLRETLRHIEKEWQDEVEEKFAPIDVVSTTSVVAQQKVVRRTKKKVTIVDERDKKKEDGVGIQVQTLAISEERLEKQQIWLKTDVLEERTEREVTERPQTEVEDKDVWFMFFDRPADKPLYRPPVVAVEHALVEKGECFISKPETTAVLEKTEIIIEERIIREEQAWSAPEIPSPQTITDREDDWFVLLDVIPRETPCVPPVSVVIKERGQMEAESIVSVGGAAADEIREVVVEERKIIEEAPRRLQEIAQRPVTDRDDDWFVLLDVVPRETPYVPPVILKERDPMEAESFVSVVGSAADEGIKVVVVEERKIIEEAPTLQEITQQPVPERDDDWFVLLDGVPRETPYVPPVILKERDPMEAESIVSVAESAADEEIKVVVVEERKIIEEAPTLQEIVQQPVPERDDDWFVLLDGVPRETPYVPPVILKERDLMEAESFVSVARTAAEEEIKVLVVEERKIIEEAPTLQKIAQRPVTNREDDWFVLLDVVPRETSYVPPVAVLQRVEVSPEECVSLVEITTIEQRETRVEVVVEDAQIKQEPSETGIVARPQAVKEIEDDWFILLNVPIREAAFVPQVTMLQVYPEESISAVAEMIALESKKEVVIEDVVMQMEERKLPMQLISELKISQPVRARDDDWFLLLDVVPRETTYVPPVSLAVPSQIYPSVEPQVEVKSIEKKERQVELHQVRPQPPRPHPENDPWFVLFDAIHEETVVIPAVSPVEIILDVRETFEVEVTTTETRTLKKMIIGVDSRQDETRLSEIRPIQVASPSEREGGDDWLVLFDIVKEKPVFVPPVAVVEHAVDVVAGRKVEDVLFIPLDVTPKKSVAVVEHVVGTIERKVVDDWFILLDLTPKKSVALAERIQLPAEVRVPSAVAKKKVTISERRPRFEDRILEERLPLIKTHVNEDWFVLLDVDRKKSVVITQRGTRPVSAPVFSQAALAEAGIPMAPFDQPQTSTPIKTSRQDERKLEVTVEAVEPSKIEEVTEVKPAAWRDQGEVNASLISTINGDIQHESEVKSTEVVRMRKKRAKKIERDSIYIRHSLLMLEEFDKPQEELIRHHASISKLKKNFMEAVPDQRPSEWDKRLSTHSPFRTLGINGQPLLGADGPPLVQTQTVTITAASISLPTGISTTEVPIVPTKTFTYESSKVDGTDEDKDSTTVSSSQTSETPSGTTVTTTTTHISKVVKGGSSETRVEKRIVITGDSDIDQNKKKHGGASAL from the exons ATGACAACAGAGGCAAGTGCGGTGAGCGAGGCGGACACTGAGGGCAAGCAGAAGGCCAGCGGTGCCGAACCCGAGCCCGAATCCGAGAACAAACAGAAGCCTGAGGCGGCTGCGTCTGAGCCGGAGGGGGAGCAGTCGAGCAGCCAGAAGGCCCAGGAACAGGCCTCCGAGCCTGGGGCCGCTAACGTCGCTACCTcacctgaggaggagcaggtgaagCCTCGTACCCGGACCTCCGCTGGCAAAGGCCTTTCTCGCCTCTTCTCATCTTTCCTCAAACGGCGTTCACAATGCTCAGAGGGTGAGGGGTTTGAGGAAGAGAAAGCCAGGGAGGAAAAGGCGGATAAGGAGGAAAAAACTGACACGGCGGTAGAAGAGAAGGTGGAAGAGGTGAAAAGTGAGGACAAGGAGGCTAAAGCAGAAGTTGAGAAATCTGAGgtcaaagaagagaaaaagatagaagaggaacaaaaagaacaaaagaagaAGGAGCCGGCAAAGGTTGAGAAGAAGGGcagtaaaaggaaaaagaaagaggccaAGAAGAAAGCGGAGgagaaggaagtggagaaagTGAAAAAGGATGAGGTGAAAAATGAAGAGGAACctgtgaaagagaaagaagaaccaacagaggaggagaaagaattgCGTTCTGCTGAAACAAAGGAGGAACAACCAGAGACTAAAGATGAAGAAAATAAGCCGACTGCTGAAGTAAAAGACAAGGAGGCAGAGGTGGAACAGAAAGAGGTggaacagaaagaggaggaacagaaagaggaggaacagaaagaggaggaaaagattgacaacaaggtgacaaagaaaaaagagaaagaagaaaaggtaaagaagaaggaagaggaaaaagcCAAGAGGAAagcagaagaggaaggaagagcgaagaagagagaggaagagaaggccaagaagagagaggaagaaaaatccAGAGAGGCCGAAAAAGCCAataagaaggaggaggaaaaggcCAGAGAGGCCGAAAAAGccaagaagagagaggaggaaaaggccAGAGAGGCCGAAAAAGccaagaagagagaggaggaaaaggccaaaaagaaagaggaggagaaagcgaAGGAGGAGAaagcaaagaagaaagaagaggagaaagcaAAGGAGGAGAAggcaaagaagaaagaggaggagaaaccaaAGGAGTCGGAAAAAAAAGTAGAggcaaagaagaaagaggaggaaaaagagaaggaggagaagccaaagaaggaagaggaaaaagggaagaaaaaagagaagggaaAGAACAAAGGGAAGAAGGAGGCCAAAGGAGCCAGCGAGGAGCAGGTGAAAGCGCCGATCGCTGCTCCAGAGCCGGAGCTCAAAACTGAGCCGGACATCGAACAGGCTCCTGATCAGCACTCGATAAGCAGCACAGAG CCAGCTCAGGAGGAACACAAGGAAACAGCGGCAACAAAGAAGGAGCCCGAAGCGGTggaagaagggaaggaggaagacgtggaaaagaaggaggaggaaccagcggaaaaggaggaagaagttaaaaaagaagaggaaacggCAACAGAGGTGACAAAGAAGGAGAAGCCtgcaaaagagaagaaaactgAAAAGACAACTGAAAAGACGACTGAAGAGGCGAAAGGCCCCAAACGCCAGAAAACCATGCAATGCAAAGTCACCTTACTGGACGACACTCTGTTTGAGTGTGAGCTTGAT AAACATGCTAAAGGCCAGGAGCTTATAACAAAGGTCTACGACCATGTCAACCTGCTGGAGAAAGATTACTTTGGCCTGGGTAACTGGGAAACCCCAACCAACAAG ACATGGCTGGACCCTGCAAAAGAGATCAGGAAGCAGGTTTCAGGTGCCGTTTATGAGTTTACATTCAATGTGAAGTTCTACCCTCCTGATCCAGCACAGCTTACTGAGGACCTCACCAG GTACTTTCTATGTCTCCAGCTGAGGAAGGACATCATGCGCGGAATTCTTCCCTGCTCCTTTGTCACACTATCCTTGCTGGGTTCCTACGCGGCCCAGTCAGACCTCGGGGAGTATGACCCAGAGCTCCATGGAGTAGAGTACGTTAAAGATCTGAGTCTGGCCCCCGGACAGAgcaaagagctggaggagaaagtGATGGAGCTGCACCGCACATACAG GTCAATGAGCCCCGCCCAGGCAGACACGTTGTTTCTTGAAAATGCCAAGAAACTCGCCATGTATGGAGTCGACCTGCACCAAGCCAAG GATCTGGATGGTGTCGACATTACACTGGGGGTCTGCTCCGGTGGTCTGATGGTTTACAAGGACAAGCTGAGGATCAACCGTTTCCCTTGGCCCAAAGTGCTGAAGATCTCTTATAAACGCAGCAGCTTCTTTATCAAGATCCGTCCTTCAGAG CAAGAGCAGTACGAAAGCACAATTGGTTTTAAACTGCCCAACTACAAAGCCTCAAAGAAGCTGTGGAAAGTCTGTGTTGAAAACCACACCTTCTTCAG GGTTTCAACAGTGGAGCCTCCCTCATCGCGTCGCTTCCTCGTCTTGGGCTCAAAATTCCGGTACAGCGGGCGCACACAGGCCCAGACCCGACAGGCGAGCTCCATGATCGACCGTCCAGCCCCTCGCTTCACACGCTCGGCGAGCAAGAGGCTGTCGCGTAACCTAGATGGAG CTGGAGATGAGACTCTCCAGTTACTCTCAGCGTCAACAAGGTCTGAGACTGATGATTGGTGGTCGATGCTGGGGTCTGACagacctcagcctcctcctgaTTTCCCAG CCAGAGCCGAGTCTAATCAAACCTTCATTCAGTcctgggaggaggagcagtgttCTGTTCAGACAGTCACAGTGACCCGGCCGGACACTGGTCAGACTGGTTCTCAAACCATCAGCCAAACAGAGGAAGACGAGTGGTCTGCCCAGCTGGATCGCCATCCTCCATTTCCCTTTGTCCAACCTTTTGATTTTGTGAAACAGCAAG CTGAGCTCAGCTTGACAACCATGAGCTATGAGGACAGGCTCTTGAGTCCTGCACTGAGAGAACAAGATGATTGGTTCCTCTATTTTGACCGAATCTTCAGCCTGTCTTCACTTGTTGAAAAACCAT TCTCTCCCCACGCACagttgcagatccaggataaGGACGAGCAGGAGCTGACCAGTGAGGAGGTTATTGAGAGGCTTCAGGAAATGGGGACCTTGGTGGATAAGCTGATAGAGGCAAATGCTTTGGAAAGGAAGCTAAGGGAAGTGAGGGATTTGGAGGAAAGGCTCGAAGAAGTGGATGAGATGGCAGAGAAACTTCAAGAAGTGATAGAGCAAGAATTAGGGAAGGAGGAGCTAGCGaagttaataaaagaaaaagaggaggaagagggtgatGTAGAAACAGAAGTACAAGTGGAAGTTATAAATTTCCCTTGTGTGGAGgcaaaagaggaggaagtggatgaacTGGAAGAGCAAATCAAGCAGGtatttttaaaaggtttgtTGCCTGAAGAGTCTGAGGTGAAGCCAGAGGCTGAAAAAGAAGTGATGGATGTGAGTCTGTTAGACGACAGCTTGAGAGAGACGCTACGTCACATAGAAAAGGAATGGCAGGATGAAGTGGAGGAGAAGTTTGCCCCTATAGATGTTGTCAGCACCACATCCGTAGTGGCACAACAGAAGGTGGTGCGCAGGACTAAGAAGAAAGTGACTATTGTAGatgagagagacaaaaaaaaggaagatggaGTAGGCATTCAGGTTCAGACTTTAGCAATATCAGAGGAGAggttagaaaaacaacagataTGGCTTAAGACAGATGTGCtggaggagaggacggagagagaggttACAGAGAGGCCTCAGACTGAGGTTGAAGATAAAGATGTCTGGTTCATGTTCTTTGATCGTCCTGCAGATAAACCTCTTTACAGACCACCag TTGTCGCTGTGGAACACGCCCTAGTGGAAAAAGGCGAGTGTTTCATCTCAAAGCCTGAGACTACAGCAGTTTTGGAGAAAACAGAGATAATAATAGAAGAGAGAATAATACGAGAAGAGCAGGCATGGAGTGCACCTGAGATCCCGTCCCCACAGaccatcacagacagagaggatgaCTGGTTTGTGTTGCTGGATGTGATTCCCAGAGAAACTCCTTGCGTACCTCCAG TATCAGTCGTCATCAAGGAGCGAGGCCAGATGGAGGCTGAAAGTATCGTCTCTGtgggtggagctgcagctgatgaGATTAGAGAAGTAGTTGTTGAAGAGAGAAAGATAATAGAAGAGGCACCGAGACGTCTACAGGAAATCGCACAACGGCCAGTAACAGACCGAGATGATGACTGGTTTGTGTTGCTGGATGTTGTTCCCAGAGAAACTCCTTATGTACCACCAG TCATCTTGAAGGAGCGAGACCCAATGGAGGCAGAGAGTTTTGTCTCTGTGGTTGGATCTGCAGCAGATGAGGGAATTAAAGTTGTGGTTGTTGAAGAGAGAAAGATAATAGAAGAGGCACCGACACTACAAGAAATCACACAGCAGCCAGTGCCCGAAAGAGATGATGACTGGTTTGTGTTGCTGGATGGTGTTCCTAGAGAAACTCCTTATGTACCACCAG TCATCTTGAAGGAGAGGGACCCGATGGAGGCTGAGAGTATTGTCTCTGTGGCTGAATCTGCAGCAGATGAGGAGATTAAAGTTGTGGTTGTTGAAGAGAGAAAGATAATAGAAGAGGCACCAACCTTACAAGAAATCGTCCAGCAGCCAGTGCCCGAAAGAGATGATGACTGGTTTGTGTTGCTGGATGGTGTTCCTAGAGAAACTCCTTATGTACCACCAG TCATCTTGAAGGAGCGAGACCTGATGGAGGCAGAGAGTTTTGTCTCTGTGGCTCGAACTgcagcagaagaggagattaAAGTTCTGGTTGTTGAAGAGAGAAAGATAATAGAAGAGGCACCGACTCTACAAAAAATCGCACAGCGGCCAGTGACCAACAGAGAGGATGACTGGTTTGTGCTGCTGGATGTTGTTCCTAGAGAGACGTCATATGTTCCACCAG TTGCTGTTCTGCAGCGTGTTGAAGTGTCACCAGAAGAATGTGTCTCTCTGGTTGAAATCACAACCATTGAGCAGAGGGAAACTCGAGTGGAGGTTGTAGTAGAAGATgcacaaataaaacaagagcCGAGTGAAACGGGAATAGTTGCACGCCCACAGGCTGTAAAAGAGATAGAAGATGACTGGTTTATCCTGCTGAATGTTCCCATTAGAGAAGCAGCATTTGTGCCGCAAG TTACCATGCTTCAGGTTTATCCTGAGGAAAGCATTTCTGCTGTGGCTGAAATGATAGCATTGGAGTCCAAGAAGGAAGTTGTGATCGAAGATGTTGTGATGCAAATGGAGGAAAGGAAGCTGCCCATGCAATTAATTTCAGAGCTGAAAATATCTCAGCCTGTGAGAGCGAGAGATGACGACTGGTTTCTGTTGCTGGATGTTGTTCCCAGAGAAACTACATATGTGCCACCAG tttctctgGCAGTGCCGAGCCAAATTTATCCGAGTGTTGAACCTCAGGTTGAAGTGAAAAGCATAGAGAAGAAGGAGCGTCAGGTTGAACTTCACCAGGTTAGACCGCAGCCGCCCCGGCCACATCCAGAGAACGACCCCTGGTTTGTGCTGTTCGATGCTATTCATGAAGAAACAGTCGTGATACCAGCAG TTTCCCCTGTTGAGATTATTCTGGATGTGAGGGAAACGTTTGAGGTTGAGGTGACAACCACAGAGACCAGAACATTGAAGAAGATGATAATTGGTGTGGACAGCAGACAAGATGAGACACGTTTGTCTGAAATTAGACCAATCCAAGTGGCATCACcgtcagagagggagggaggagatgatTGGTTGGTCCTGTTCGACATCGTCAAAGAAAAACCTGTTTTCGTACCACCAG TTGCTGTGGTTGAGCATGCTGTCGATGTTGTTGCTGGGAGAAAGGTGGAGGATGTTTTGTTTATTCCTCTGGATGTGACCCCTAAGAAATCAG TTGCTGTGGTTGAGCATGTTGTGGGAACCATTGAAAGAAAGGTGGTCGACGATTGGTTTATTCTTCTGGATTTGACTCCTAAGAAATCAG TTGCTCTCGCTGAACGCATCCAGCTCCCAGCAGAGGTCAGAGTTCCATCTGCTGTAGCCAAAAAGAAGGTCACTATTTCCGAGAGGAGACCTCGGTTCGAGGACCGGATCCTGGAGGAAAGACTTCCGCTCATAAAGACACATGTCAATGAGGATTGGTTTGTTCTTCTTGATGTTGACCGCAAAAAGTCAG TGGTGATCACGCAGAGGGGTACTCGTCCTGTCAGCGCTCCGGTCTTCTCCCAGGCTGCTCTGGCTGAGGCAGGGATCCCCATGGCCCCCTTTGATCAGCCCCAGACCTCCACTCCTATTAAAACCAGCCGCCAGGACGAGAGAAAGCTGGAGGTCACCGTAGAAGCCGTGGAGCCCTCAAAGATTGAGGAGGTGACTGAGGTCAAG CCAGCAGCGTGGAGGGACCAGGGAGAAGTAAACGCTTCACTGATATCCACCATCAATGGGGACATTCAG CACGAGTCAGAGGTCAAAAGCACGGAGGTGGTGCGAATGCGAAAG aaaagagcaaagaaaattGAACGTGACTCAATTTATATCAGACATAGCCTTTTAATGTTGGAG GAGTTCGATAAGCCTCAGGAGGAGCTGATCAGGCATCACGCCAGCATCAGTAAGCTAAAGAAGAACTTCATGGAAGCCGTCCCGGACCAGAGGCCCAGTGAGTGGGACAAGCGTCTGTCCACACACTCTCCGTTCCGCACCCTGGGTATCAATGGTCAACCTCTGCTCGGTGCAGATGGG